The Trichosurus vulpecula isolate mTriVul1 chromosome 3, mTriVul1.pri, whole genome shotgun sequence genome includes a window with the following:
- the CDC25B gene encoding M-phase inducer phosphatase 2 → MMEQQPPVRDAPSESDRSPGRRERPGAPRPIRLVAGLLQPAVRGLFASPDPMASSSPVTTLTRTMNDLTGLGSETPKRKKQSLAFRSRLISLSRESLSSEASDSSEFSDAGLSMDSPSPMDPQAMDHVFQEAIREAGQVQEERLPIRRFQSLPMRLLGSSPALRNITNSKTLNMPRKSMGDIQTDIGGGEDKENEGFVFKMPSRPAGHSRSAAAEWASRREAFAQRPNSAPDLMCFSPGGKAEDLRLLPLHRFSVTSASASGEDVGDDGDDGFMDILEDDLKNEEEVPPGMESLISAPLVKKEEESEQSLVMHTKCRRLFRSPSMPSSSIRPVLKRLERPRDKDTPVKNKRRKSVTIPTTALEEKEEEPKPRLLRSKSLCHDEIETILDNDPRELIGDYSKAFLLQTIDGRHQDLKYISPETMVAVLTGKFSNIVEKCVILDCRYPYEFEGGHIKGAVNLPLEQDAENFLLLDPILPSEDKRIILIFHCEFSSERGPRMCRFIRERDRAANDYPNLYYPEMYILKGGYKDFFPQYPTFCEPQDYRPMNHEDFKEDFKRFRLKSRTWSGERSKREMYSRLKEF, encoded by the exons ATGATGGAACAGCAGCCGCCTGTCCGGGATGCCCCCTCCGAGTCAGACCGCAGTCCCGGACGCCGGGAGCGGCCCGGGGCCCCGCGGCCAATTCGGCTGGTGGCCGGACTGCTGCAGCCCGCGGTCCGGGGGCTCTTCGCCTCCCCGGACCCCATGGCCTCCTCCTCCCCGGTCACCACCCTCACGCGAACCATGAACGACCTCACCGGCCTGGGGAG CGAGaccccaaagagaaaaaagcaaagcCTGGCCTTCCGGAGCAGGCTTATTTCACTCTCCCGGGAATCCTTGTCTTCCGAGGCCTCAGATTCATCAGAATTCTCAGATGCCG GTCTCTCCATGGATTCCCCCAGCCCCATGGACCCCCAGGCAATGGACCACGT ATTTCAGGAGGCGATCCGAGAGGCTGGCCAAGTTCAAGA AGAGAGACTTCCCATCAGACGCTTCCAGTCTTTGCCA ATGAGACTCCTGGGATCCAGCCCAGCCTTGAGAAATATCACCAACTCCAAGACCCTGAACATGCCCCGAAAGAGCATGGGTGACATCCAGACGGACATCGGCGGCGGAGAAGACAAGGAAAAT GAGGGATTTGTCTTCAAAATGCCCTCCAGACCAGCGGGGCACAGCCGGTCCGCTGCTGCTGAGTGGGCCAGCCGGAGGGAGGCCTTTGCCCAGAGGCCAAACTCGGCCCCTGATCTGATG TGTTTCTCTCCAGGAGGCAAGGCAGAGGACCTGCGTCTCCTGCCCCTACACCGCTTCTCCGTGACCTCTGCCTCTGCCAGCGGAGAGGACGTCGGTGATGATGGGGATGATGGATTTATGGACATCCTAGAAGATGACCTGAAG AATGAGGAGGAGGTCCCCCCAGGGATGGAAAGCCTCATCAGTGCTCCCTTGgtcaagaaagaagaggaaagtgaacAG TCTTTAGTTATGCACACCAAGTGTCGCAGACTCTTCCGCTCTCCCTCCATGCCCAGCAGCTCTATCCGGCCAGTCCTGAAGCGGCTGGAGAGGCCCCGGGACAAGGACACGCCGGTCAAGAACAAGCGCAGGAAGAGCGTGACCATCCCCACCACTGccctggaggagaaggaagaagagcca AAACCCCGACTCCTCCGTTCCAAGTCTTTATGTCACGACGAAATTGAGACCATCTTGGACAATGATCCCAGAGAGCTGATTGGGGACTACTCTAAG gCGTTTCTCCTGCAGACGATAGATGGGCGCCACCAAGACCTTAAGTACATATCACCCGAGACG ATGGTGGCCGTGTTAACAGGCAAGTTTAGCAATATTGTCGAGAAATGTGTCATCCTGGACTGCAGATATCCCTACGAATTTGAGGGTGGCCACATCAAG GGTGCGGTCAACCTCCCCTTGGAACAAGACGCAGAGAATTTTCTGCTGCTGGATCCCATTCTCCCCAGTGAGGACAAGAGAATCATCCTCATTTTCCACTGTGAATTCTCCTCTGAGCGAGGGCCTAGAAT GTGCCGCTTCAtccgagagagagacagagccgCCAATGACTACCCAAATCTGTACTACCCCGAAATGTACATCCTCAAGGGGGGTTACAAGGACTTCTTCCCACAGTACCCG ACGTTCTGTGAGCCCCAGGATTACCGGCCCATGAATCACGAAGACTTCAAGGAAGACTTTAAGAGGTTTCGCCTGAAGAGCCGCACCTGGTCGGGAGAACGGAGTAAGCGAGAGATGTACAGCCGCCTGAAGGAGTTCTGA